One genomic region from Desulfobacterales bacterium encodes:
- a CDS encoding Tn3 family transposase, translating to MADFLNRITILSPANIDEIYGLPKFSKDEQYIYLSMDKAELSIADSHRSLETKLFFIIQLGYFKAKRLFFIPKYADIKEDIIYASQRYFPESPVPENIEINRITRWKQQQKILKLFGYQECDILWRKKLVEKACQTVRISTKPIYIFNELLVYLAMSKVVFPAYSTFQDIISKAIVIEIERLSGLVNENITDDIKKSLNSLLSIENNTYLITTIKKEPKNFKLGQISQEISIKHLLEPLYCFAKEFLPKLDISQDNVKYYSKLVDYYNVFRIKRLEDNITIIYLLCFIYHRYQRINDNLINTFIYQTRKIIENSKKAANLRIINLKMEGNRYLPKVSKVMNLFVDDTISNDTLFGNIRKQAFGILEEDKFSLVSRYISKYGFDHEEIEWLEIEKYASVFKINIRPLLLTLNFKSVAANNSLMESVDFLKKNIIEKKNLSTLKLEQFPQSIINRKLKRYIVRKYKKKICGSSRTVMEIFPNRYEFLVYMKLCQNLESGDVYISDSIKFKSFEDDLIDNQQWENKERFIKQLNKSYISRPIEETLAELKEELEKAIVDVNQRISDGKNKEIKIKGTGDNVTWTLPYKKQDDLSNNPLFEKMPQIEIFSLLSFVDSQCGFMTAFTHFLERYVKNEADNNAILGALIALATNKGLVNMADSSDLSYQSLFAAMKNYLRQDTLKKANDINL from the coding sequence TTGGCTGACTTTTTAAATAGAATTACCATTCTTAGCCCTGCAAATATTGATGAGATATATGGATTGCCAAAATTTTCTAAAGATGAACAGTATATTTACTTATCCATGGATAAAGCAGAGCTGTCTATAGCTGATTCTCATAGGTCCCTTGAGACGAAATTATTCTTCATAATTCAACTTGGATATTTCAAAGCCAAACGGCTTTTTTTTATACCTAAATACGCTGATATAAAAGAAGATATTATTTATGCTTCACAAAGATACTTTCCTGAATCGCCTGTTCCTGAAAATATTGAAATAAACAGAATCACACGGTGGAAACAACAACAAAAAATTCTTAAGCTTTTCGGCTATCAGGAATGCGATATTTTGTGGAGAAAAAAACTCGTTGAGAAAGCCTGTCAGACAGTTCGTATTTCAACAAAACCTATTTACATTTTTAATGAGCTTCTTGTTTATCTTGCAATGTCGAAAGTAGTATTTCCGGCGTACAGCACTTTTCAGGATATTATAAGCAAAGCAATTGTAATTGAGATAGAGCGACTTTCTGGATTGGTTAATGAAAATATAACGGATGATATAAAAAAATCCCTTAATTCTTTATTATCAATTGAAAATAATACATATTTGATTACAACAATAAAAAAAGAGCCTAAAAATTTTAAATTAGGCCAGATATCTCAGGAAATATCTATAAAACACTTATTGGAACCGCTTTATTGTTTTGCAAAAGAGTTCCTTCCTAAATTAGACATATCTCAAGATAATGTAAAATATTATTCAAAGCTTGTTGATTATTACAATGTCTTTAGAATTAAACGTCTGGAAGATAATATCACAATAATATATCTCCTTTGTTTTATATACCACAGATATCAACGAATTAATGATAATTTGATTAACACTTTTATCTATCAAACAAGAAAGATAATAGAAAACTCCAAAAAAGCGGCAAATTTAAGAATTATTAATTTAAAGATGGAAGGAAATCGTTATCTTCCAAAAGTAAGCAAAGTCATGAACCTTTTCGTAGATGATACAATCTCAAATGATACATTGTTCGGCAATATAAGGAAACAAGCTTTCGGCATTTTGGAAGAAGACAAGTTTTCACTGGTTTCAAGATATATCTCCAAATACGGATTTGATCATGAAGAGATTGAATGGCTTGAAATTGAGAAATATGCCTCAGTATTTAAAATTAATATTCGCCCCTTATTATTAACTCTAAATTTCAAAAGTGTTGCAGCTAATAACAGTCTTATGGAATCGGTTGATTTCCTAAAAAAAAATATCATCGAAAAAAAGAATCTGTCTACGCTTAAACTTGAGCAATTTCCGCAGTCAATTATAAATCGTAAGCTAAAGCGTTATATTGTTAGAAAGTATAAGAAAAAAATATGTGGCAGCTCAAGAACTGTGATGGAAATTTTTCCGAACAGGTATGAGTTTCTTGTATATATGAAATTATGTCAAAACTTGGAATCGGGAGATGTTTACATAAGTGATAGTATTAAGTTTAAAAGTTTTGAAGATGATCTAATTGATAATCAACAATGGGAAAACAAGGAACGATTCATAAAACAACTAAATAAATCCTATATTTCAAGGCCTATCGAAGAAACTCTGGCGGAACTGAAAGAAGAACTGGAAAAAGCTATTGTTGATGTCAACCAACGCATTAGCGATGGAAAAAATAAAGAAATAAAAATTAAAGGGACGGGTGATAATGTCACATGGACATTACCCTACAAAAAACAGGATGATCTTTCAAATAATCCTTTATTTGAAAAAATGCCTCAAATTGAAATCTTTAGCCTTTTATCTTTTGTTGACTCTCAATGCGGTTTCATGACCGCCTTTACTCATTTTCTTGAACGCTATGTTAAAAATGAAGCTGACAATAATGCTATTTTGGGAGCATTGATAGCGCTTGCAACCAACAAAGGACTTGTTAATATGGCTGATAGTTCAGATTTGTCATATCAATCATTGTTTGCGGCCATGAAAAATTATTTGAGACAAGATACCCTTAAAAAAGCAAATGATATTAATTTATAG